One genomic segment of Acanthochromis polyacanthus isolate Apoly-LR-REF ecotype Palm Island chromosome 9, KAUST_Apoly_ChrSc, whole genome shotgun sequence includes these proteins:
- the tm6sf2a gene encoding transmembrane 6 superfamily member 2 encodes MRPPAEVSVFLLSLLAPGVLYIMNNIPAFQEPLPILGMGMVVLGSVLLLLLLIVRHKTKVDPLFYVFAEFSFTCMVGLTNALEQDGFISGFMSFYIKKGEPHLSTAYAVMMSYWEGVVHFILFLTIIRRMFAGKSYRNLSLLWAGSSIAHQIVFIPGVVIGKYGSNIRPAFWRNVPFFLVPFWAASLLFSRPTEMPVITADKVAAEQKKSLLSRPVDLLLSLLLLGCMALSVFRGFVVLDCPLDFCFTYIYQYEPYLKDPVGFPRVMMLVYLFYALPLLILLTYGLKTPGCSWMLDWTLFFAGAMVQTQWCHIGASLHSRTPFTYRVPADKRWPVIALNVLLTAVPALLALRCHNNPAYFMKPVPKGQTNSQKKKN; translated from the exons ATGAGGCCGCCGGCGGAGGTCAGCGTGtttctcctttctctcctgGCTCCTGGAGTTTTGTACATAATGAACAACATCCCTGCGTTTCAGGA GCCTCTTCCAATCCTGGGAATGGGGATGGTCGTCCTGGGCTctgtccttctcctcctcctcctcattgtGCGACACAAGACAAAAGTGGACCCTTTATTCTATG TGTTTGCAGAGTTTTCCTTCACCTGCATGGTGGGCTTGACTAACGCGTTGGAGCAGGACGGGTTCATCTCTGGCTTCATGAGCTTCTACATAAAGAAG GGGGAGCCTCATCTGAGCACTGCCTACGCTGTGATGATGTCTTACTGGGAGGGTGTTGTTCACTTCATCCTCTTTCTCACTATCATCCGCCGCATGTTTGCAGG GAAGTCCTATCGTAATCTGAGTCTGCTGTGGGCCGGCTCCTCCATCGCCCATCAGATTGTTTTCATCCCAGGGGTCGTAATCG GTAAGTATGGGTCAAACATTCGACCGGCCTTCTGGAGGAACGTCCCCTTCTTTTTGGTGCCTTTCTGGGCAGCATCCCTGCTCTTCAGCAGACCTACAGAGATGCCAGTCATCACTGCAGACAAG GTTGCTGCAGAGCAGAAGAAGAGTCTCCTGTCTCGGCCTGTCGACCTGCTTCTGTCTCTTCTGTTACTGGGCTGCATGGCTCTGTCTGTTTTCAGAGGCTTT GTGGTGCTGGACTGTCCTCTGGACTTCTGTTTCACCTACATCTACCAGTATGAGCCGTACCTCAAAGACCCAGTGGGCTTTCCCCGGGTTATG ATGCTGGTATATCTGTTCTATGCTCTGCCCCTGCTGATCCTCCTTACATATGGCCTGAAAACACCTGGATGCAGCTGGATGTTGGACTGGACTCTCTTCTTCGCTGGTGCCATGGTTCAG ACCCAGTGGTGCCATATCGGAGCATCTCTGCACTCCCGAACTCCCTTCACGTACCGAGTTCCAGCAGACAAACGGTGGCCTGTTATCGCTCTCAATGTGCTGCTCACTGCTGTGCCGGCTCTCCTGGCCCTGCGCTGCCACAACAACCCCGCTTATTTTATGAAACCTGTTCCCAAGGGACAGACCAACagccagaagaagaaaaactag